The window CAAAAGCATTATGGACGTCTAACCCGTCTAAGAACTGGAATTACCAGGATTATTATTTACCTGACGAAAAAGGAGAAATGCCTAACAATAGAAAGTTTGTTCAATCGCTGGTCACTGATAATCCTTACATATCAAAGCACTACATTGATAATCTACATAAACTGCCGGAAGTAGATAAGCAAAGGTTATTATATGGTAATTGGAGATATGATGATGATCCTGCAAGATTGATTGAATACGATAAAATCATTAATGCGTTTAGCAATTCATTTGTTTCAGAAGGGCAAAGATATATAACAGCTGATATTGCTCGTTTTGGTAGTGATAAAGCTGTCATTATAGTTTGGTCAGGCTATCGAGTTCTAAAGATTGTTTCAATTGATAAATGCTCAATTACAGAGCTTGCCGAAAGAATAAAGTTATTAGCAAGAGAATATAGTGTTCCGGTTAATAACATAGTTTGTGATGAAGATGGTGTAGGCGGTGGAGTAGTCGATATTTTAGGCTGTAAAGGATTTGTTAACAATGCAAAACCATTTGAAGAAAACGAATCTATTGTTCAGTATCAAAACCTTAAATCTCAATGTTATTTTCATCTGTCATATAAATTCAACTCAGATCTTATTTATATAGGAGAAACCGAGTATAAAGAGGTTATTATTCAAGAACTGGAGCAAGTCAAACGGCATAACATTGACAAAGATGGAAAACTGGCTGTTATTCCAAAGGAAAAAGTAAAAGAACTATTGGGAAGGTCTCCGGATTATTCTGATGCATTAATGATGCGTATGTATTTCAAACTAGAACCAAAACAAGAAGTGTTTGTTTTTTAATTAAAAAATTATGGAAGGAAATTTTAGAGTGCTTCAAACGGCAGAAAATGAATTCAGAATTCAAAAGGAAGTAATAAGACAGGAAAACAAACCTGTTTATATATTTAAAATTCCTATTTGGATAAAGACTGTTGACGTAAGCGTATGGCAAAATGTAGATAAACATGGAATTGTTATTTCAATGTTTAATATTTTGAGATCAGATCCGGCAATTTATGCAGATAGAGATTCAGCAATCAGGAGAATAAATTACATAAAGGAATATCCTAAAGTTGTTTATACCGATGTATCTCCATTATACCAAAATATATGTAAATGACAAATTTTCACTATATTAGAGATAAATGAAGTTAGGAAATGGCGAAGGATAATTTTTGGGGTAGGATGTTTGGCGGTGCTTTTGGAAGCCAAAAAACATGGGATAACGCATTTAATAAAGCTTGGTATCAATTCTTAGGCGGACAGGCTGCACAATACGACTACAAAGACTCTACATACTTAGAAAAAGGCTATGGTATTAATCCGGATGTGTTCTCTGTTGTTACTCAGATGTGTGACAAGACAAAGGCGGTTCCTTATGCTGTAAAAAAAGTGAAAGATAAGCAAAGTCTTTCTAAATTATCATCATTACGTAACGCAACCAATGGGAATTACTCTACCAAACAATTAGCTGATAAATTTATTCTTGAATCTAAGGCGTACGAAGACAAAGAAATGCTTTTCCCGCTTGAAAAACCCAATCCCAACCAAACATGGGGAGATATTCACGCTTTATTTAAGCTATTTCTAAAAATGACAGGTAATTTTTACCTTCTTATGGTTTGGCCAGAAGACGGAATGAATTCTGGAGTTCCCAAACTTGTTTACGTTCTGCCTTCCCACAAAATGAAGATAGTACTGAAAGAGAATGCAGATGTGATGTATGATGCAGATCCGATCGATTATTACATGCTTCGAGACGGTGATCAAAACATTGTATTTCCTGCAGAAAAGGTGATTCACATTAAAACACCTAATCCTTTCTATGATTTACAAGGAGAACAGCTTTATGGACTATCCCCAATAAAAGCCTTATTACGTAATATAGAGTCTTCAAACGAAGCCTTGAACAATAATGTGAAAACTCTAAAGAATGCGGGAGTGTTTGGATTCTTTTCAGGCAAGGATAGCGCAATGACTCCTGATCAAGCTAAACAGCTTAAACAAACGCTTTTTGATATGGATAAAGACGCTGGAAGGCTTTCTAAAATTGGTGGACTTTCTGTGCCTATTGAATTCACAAAACTATCAGTGGACACAAAGGACATGTTACCGTTTGATTATCTAAAGTTCGATCAAAAACAGATATGTAACGTACTCGGCTGGTCCGATGCTTTGTTGAATAATGATGATGGCGGTAAATACGATAAGCAGAAAGAAGAGCGCAAAAGAGTAATTACAGATAATATTCAGCCGGATCTTATTCTTTTTGACCAAGCATTAACAGAAAGGTTTATCCGTAGGTTTAAAGGCTATGAAAACGCTGTTTTGGAGCATGACATAACAGAACTACCAGAAATGCAGGAAGATTATAAAGCCATGGTAGAATGGATGGAAAAAGCACCATTAACTGAGAATGAAAAACGTACTGCGTTGAAATATGAAACACTTGATTTAGATGGCATGGACTCGGTATGGATTGATAGTAATAAAAAACGCATAGATGAAGTCGGAATAACCGCTTCAGACGTGCAAAAATCTTATGAATACTTAAAAAATGATATGGTATGATAACAAAGAAAATGGTACTTGAATTTCATGAGCAAAGATTGAAATCAACAGTTAAAATTATCGAAGCTTTACGTGAGTTAAAGAAAACTAATCTAATGACTCCTTTAATCGATAGAGAGATTGAAATGCAGGAAGGCGAACGTGATTTTACAAACGAAACGTTAACGTTACTTAAGCAAGAAGACAATGATAACGTAATTGTTTTAGGTGAAACTAAATGCGGGGAAGTTATCCAAGGTGAAAAAAAAGGAAATGAAATATCCTTTAGAATTAAAGGCAGTGATTTGCTGGAAGTGCTGGATAGGGTGAAGGAAAAAAGCAACATTCCAGATCACAGAAATCCACCTAATCCACCAGCTAAATAATGTCTGATCAGGTTTACAATTCATACATTCAACACTTCAACGCTTACGAGGCAAAGGCGTTGAAACTTTTGATTGCTGAATTTGGAAGGCAATTAAAGGCTATTAAATTTGACAACCTGACTTTTGAAAACGCCAAGTATGTAATAGTTTTAAACTTCGATGAAGAAAGTCTTAAGAATACTCTTTACAAAGTACATTATACCATTGGCAAGGCATACGGAACATTCATAGCTAAACAGCTCAGAAAAGACAACCCGATACAGCTAAAAAAATGGAAACCACTGCCTTTTTTTAACGAAGAGTTTCAGCGTTTTCTTATACAGTACTATTCGAAGTATGGTGGAGCTTTAATCAGGACTTTATCCGAAACAATGACG of the Chryseobacterium aureum genome contains:
- a CDS encoding terminase large subunit domain-containing protein, with product MRLSKKQTIALDYLEDGVTNEIGYGGGAGGGKSILGCYWQLKNRLKYPDTRGLIGRASLKTLKETTLQSFFYVANQQGLKANIHYKFNAQSNQILFPNKSIIFLKDLFLYPSDPNFDELGSLEITDLFIDETAQITKKAWDIAQSRIRYNLDMYGLVPKALWTSNPSKNWNYQDYYLPDEKGEMPNNRKFVQSLVTDNPYISKHYIDNLHKLPEVDKQRLLYGNWRYDDDPARLIEYDKIINAFSNSFVSEGQRYITADIARFGSDKAVIIVWSGYRVLKIVSIDKCSITELAERIKLLAREYSVPVNNIVCDEDGVGGGVVDILGCKGFVNNAKPFEENESIVQYQNLKSQCYFHLSYKFNSDLIYIGETEYKEVIIQELEQVKRHNIDKDGKLAVIPKEKVKELLGRSPDYSDALMMRMYFKLEPKQEVFVF
- a CDS encoding phage portal protein translates to MAKDNFWGRMFGGAFGSQKTWDNAFNKAWYQFLGGQAAQYDYKDSTYLEKGYGINPDVFSVVTQMCDKTKAVPYAVKKVKDKQSLSKLSSLRNATNGNYSTKQLADKFILESKAYEDKEMLFPLEKPNPNQTWGDIHALFKLFLKMTGNFYLLMVWPEDGMNSGVPKLVYVLPSHKMKIVLKENADVMYDADPIDYYMLRDGDQNIVFPAEKVIHIKTPNPFYDLQGEQLYGLSPIKALLRNIESSNEALNNNVKTLKNAGVFGFFSGKDSAMTPDQAKQLKQTLFDMDKDAGRLSKIGGLSVPIEFTKLSVDTKDMLPFDYLKFDQKQICNVLGWSDALLNNDDGGKYDKQKEERKRVITDNIQPDLILFDQALTERFIRRFKGYENAVLEHDITELPEMQEDYKAMVEWMEKAPLTENEKRTALKYETLDLDGMDSVWIDSNKKRIDEVGITASDVQKSYEYLKNDMV